Proteins from a single region of Undibacterium sp. KW1:
- the rplK gene encoding 50S ribosomal protein L11, with product MAKKIIGFIKLQVPAGKANPSPPIGPALGQRGLNIMEFCKAFNAQTQGMEPGMPIPVVITAFADKSFTFVMKTPPATYMIKKAAGITKGSSKPHTDKVGKITRQQAEEIATVKRADLTAADMDAAVRTIAGSARSMGITVEGL from the coding sequence ATGGCAAAGAAAATCATTGGTTTTATCAAGCTGCAAGTGCCAGCTGGTAAAGCAAACCCATCCCCACCTATCGGTCCAGCTCTGGGTCAACGTGGTCTGAATATCATGGAATTCTGCAAAGCGTTCAACGCGCAGACCCAAGGTATGGAACCAGGCATGCCTATCCCTGTCGTGATCACTGCATTTGCTGACAAGTCTTTCACATTCGTGATGAAGACTCCTCCAGCAACTTACATGATCAAAAAAGCAGCTGGCATCACTAAAGGTTCTTCCAAACCGCATACAGACAAAGTTGGCAAAATTACTCGCCAGCAAGCTGAAGAAATCGCGACAGTTAAACGCGCTGATTTGACAGCAGCTGATATGGACGCAGCAGTGCGTACTATCGCTGGTTCTGCTCGTTCCATGGGCATCACGGTGGAGGGTCTGTAA
- the rplA gene encoding 50S ribosomal protein L1 encodes MAKLTKKAKLLATKVDRLKVYPFDNAIALIKECATAKFNESIDVSVQLGVDPKKSDQVVRGAVVLPAGTGKTVRVAVFAQGAKAEEAKAAGADIVGMEDLAERVKAGDMPFDVVIASPDTMRIVGTLGQVLGPRGLMPNPKVGTVTPDVATAVKNAKAGQVQYRTDKAGIIHTTIGRKSFADGDLKSNLVALIDALNKAKPASSKGVYLRKVSISSTMGAGVRVDHANLG; translated from the coding sequence ATGGCTAAGTTAACTAAAAAAGCAAAATTGCTGGCAACGAAAGTTGACCGTCTGAAAGTGTATCCATTTGACAATGCTATCGCCTTGATCAAAGAATGCGCAACAGCAAAATTCAACGAATCCATCGACGTATCCGTACAACTGGGCGTTGATCCTAAGAAATCTGACCAGGTTGTTCGTGGCGCAGTGGTATTGCCAGCTGGTACAGGCAAGACAGTACGCGTAGCTGTATTTGCACAGGGTGCAAAAGCAGAAGAAGCGAAAGCTGCCGGTGCTGATATCGTAGGTATGGAAGACTTGGCTGAACGCGTTAAAGCTGGCGATATGCCATTTGACGTTGTTATCGCTTCTCCAGACACTATGCGTATCGTTGGTACCCTGGGTCAAGTTTTGGGTCCACGTGGCCTGATGCCTAATCCTAAAGTTGGTACAGTGACTCCTGACGTAGCTACTGCAGTTAAAAATGCAAAAGCTGGTCAAGTTCAATACCGTACAGACAAAGCAGGTATCATCCACACAACAATCGGCCGTAAGTCTTTTGCTGATGGTGACCTGAAGTCCAACCTGGTTGCACTGATCGATGCTTTGAACAAAGCAAAACCAGCATCCAGCAAAGGTGTTTATCTGCGTAAAGTATCCATCTCATCCACTATGGGTGCAGGTGTGCGCGTAGATCACGCCAATCTGGGCTAA
- the rplJ gene encoding 50S ribosomal protein L10: MSLNLNDKKAVVAEVSAKVATAQTIVVAEYRGIQVGHLTQLRASARAQGVYMRVLKNTLARRAVEGTAFASLASEMTGPLIYAISEDAVAAAKVVQDFAKSNDKLVVKAGNYAGKSLDKAGVVALASIPSREVLLAQVVGMMQAPVSAFARALAAVAAQKESGSPAAPVAEAAEAVAE, encoded by the coding sequence GTGAGTCTCAATCTGAATGACAAAAAAGCCGTCGTCGCTGAAGTCTCTGCAAAAGTAGCAACTGCACAGACTATCGTCGTGGCCGAATATCGTGGCATCCAGGTCGGTCATTTGACGCAATTGCGTGCTAGCGCACGCGCTCAAGGCGTATACATGCGTGTGTTGAAAAACACATTGGCACGTCGCGCTGTTGAGGGAACTGCATTTGCAAGTCTCGCTTCTGAAATGACTGGTCCGTTGATTTATGCAATCTCGGAAGATGCTGTTGCTGCTGCTAAAGTTGTTCAAGACTTTGCAAAAAGCAATGACAAACTGGTTGTTAAAGCGGGTAACTATGCAGGCAAATCGCTGGATAAAGCTGGCGTTGTCGCATTGGCAAGCATTCCTAGCCGTGAAGTATTGTTGGCGCAAGTGGTTGGCATGATGCAGGCTCCTGTATCTGCTTTCGCACGTGCTCTGGCAGCCGTCGCAGCACAGAAAGAATCCGGTTCTCCTGCAGCACCAGTGGCTGAAGCCGCTGAAGCCGTAGCAGAATAA
- the rplL gene encoding 50S ribosomal protein L7/L12 gives MAISKDDILEAVGAMSVMDLNDLVKAFEEKFGVSAAAVAGPAAAGPAAAVEEQTEFNVILSEVGANKVGVIKAVREITGLGLKEAKDLVDGAPKAVKEGVAKADAEAAKKKLEEAGAKADLK, from the coding sequence ATGGCAATTAGCAAAGACGATATCCTGGAAGCCGTAGGCGCGATGTCCGTAATGGACCTGAACGACCTGGTAAAAGCTTTCGAAGAAAAATTTGGTGTTTCCGCAGCCGCAGTAGCAGGCCCAGCAGCAGCAGGTCCAGCAGCAGCAGTTGAAGAACAAACAGAATTCAACGTAATTCTGTCTGAAGTTGGCGCAAACAAAGTTGGCGTCATTAAAGCAGTTCGCGAAATCACTGGTCTGGGCTTGAAAGAAGCTAAAGACCTGGTTGATGGCGCACCAAAAGCAGTTAAAGAAGGCGTAGCTAAAGCTGATGCTGAAGCAGCTAAGAAAAAACTGGAAGAAGCAGGCGCGAAAGCAGACCTCAAGTAA
- the rpoB gene encoding DNA-directed RNA polymerase subunit beta → MHYSFTEKKRIRKSFAKRANVHNVPFLLATQIESYQSFLQEDRTPPTRKNEGLQSAFTSIFPIVSHNGFARLEFLSYVLGDPAFDVKECQLRGLTYASPLRAKVRLVILDKESPTKPVVKEMKEQEVYMGELPLMTTTGSFVINGTERVIVSQLHRSPGVFFEHDRGKTHSSGKLLFSARIIPYRGSWLDFEFDPKDILFFRIDRRRKMPVTILLRAIGMSNEQILANFFVFDNFNLHSDGAEMEFVAERLRGEVARFDISDKSGKVIVAKDKRINAKHVREIEAGGIKHISVPEDYLLGRVLAKNIVDADTGEVIANANDELTEELLGRLRDAKVNDIQTLYTNDLDQGAYISQTLRADDTADQMAARVAIYRMMRPGEPPTEDSVEALFNGLFYSEDRYDLSAVGRMKFNRRIGRDELTGAMTLSNEDVLAVIKILVELRNGRGEVDDIDHLGNRRVRCVGELAENQFRAGLVRVERAVKERLGQAEADNLMPHDLINSKPISAAIREFFGSSQLSQFMDQTNPLSEITHKRRISALGPGGLTRERAGFEVRDVHPTHYGRVCPIETPEGPNIGLINSLALYARLNEYGFLETPYRKVVDSKITSQIDYLSAIEEGRYIIAQANATIDGEGKLIDELVSAREAGETILVSPERIQYMDVATGQVVSVAASLIPFLEHDDANRALMGANMQRQAVPCLRPEKAFVGTGIERTVAVDSGTTVQALRGGKVDYIDAGRIVIRVNDAEAQAGEVGVDIYNLIKYTRSNQNTNINQRPIVKVGDLVAKGDVLADGASTDLGELALGQNMLVAFMPWNGYNFEDSILISEKVVADDRYTSIHIEELSVVARDTKLGAEEITRDISNLAENQLARLDESGIVYIGAEVTAGDTLVGKVTPKGETQLTPEEKLLRAIFGEKASDVKDTSLRVPSGMVGTVIDVQVFTREGIQRDKRAQQIIDDELKRYRLDLNDQLRIVEGDAFERLERMLDGKIADGGPAKLAKGTKITREYLASVDKYHWFDIRLASDEAANALVAMKDSIAEKRHQFDLAFEEKRTKLTQGDELPPGVQKMVKVYLAVKRRLQPGDKMAGRHGNKGVVSRIVPIEDMPYMADGTPADIVLNPLGVPSRMNVGQVLEVHLGWAAKGLGLRIGEMLKAKAKVEELREFLKKIYNESGKKEDIDSFSDAEILELTNNLKNGVPFATPVFDGAHESEIRRMLDLAFPDHIAAQLGMTPSKNQVTLFDGRTGEAFERKVTLGYMHVLKLHHLVDDKMHARSTGPYSLVTQQPLGGKAQFGGQRFGEMEVWALEAYGASYVLQEMLTVKSDDVNGRTKVYENLVKGDHVIDAGMPESFNVLVKEIRSLGIDIDLERS, encoded by the coding sequence ATGCACTACTCATTTACTGAGAAGAAGCGTATTCGTAAATCTTTTGCGAAGCGCGCCAACGTCCACAACGTTCCGTTCTTGCTGGCGACTCAAATCGAGTCGTACCAGAGCTTCTTACAAGAAGACAGAACACCGCCAACTCGTAAAAACGAGGGCTTGCAGTCTGCCTTCACCTCGATTTTCCCTATTGTTTCGCACAATGGCTTCGCACGTCTTGAATTCCTGTCCTACGTTTTAGGCGATCCTGCGTTCGACGTCAAGGAATGTCAATTGCGTGGCCTGACTTATGCTTCGCCTTTGCGTGCAAAAGTCCGCCTGGTCATTCTGGACAAGGAATCACCAACCAAGCCGGTTGTCAAAGAAATGAAAGAACAGGAAGTCTACATGGGCGAATTGCCTTTGATGACGACCACTGGTTCTTTTGTTATCAACGGTACTGAGCGCGTTATCGTGTCCCAGTTGCACCGTTCCCCTGGCGTGTTCTTTGAACATGACCGCGGCAAGACACATTCTTCCGGTAAATTGCTGTTCTCGGCAAGGATTATTCCTTACCGTGGTTCATGGCTGGATTTCGAATTCGATCCTAAAGATATCCTGTTCTTCCGTATTGACCGTCGTCGCAAGATGCCAGTCACTATCCTGCTGCGCGCCATAGGCATGAGCAATGAACAGATCCTGGCTAACTTCTTTGTCTTCGATAATTTCAACCTGCACAGTGATGGTGCAGAAATGGAATTCGTTGCAGAACGTCTGCGTGGTGAAGTTGCCCGTTTTGACATCAGCGACAAATCCGGCAAAGTCATCGTTGCCAAGGACAAGCGTATCAATGCCAAGCATGTACGTGAAATCGAAGCCGGTGGCATCAAGCACATTTCCGTGCCTGAAGATTACCTGCTGGGTCGCGTCCTGGCCAAGAACATCGTTGATGCAGACACTGGTGAAGTTATCGCCAATGCCAATGATGAGCTGACCGAAGAATTGCTGGGTCGTTTGCGCGACGCCAAAGTCAATGATATCCAGACTTTGTACACCAATGACCTGGATCAGGGTGCTTACATTTCCCAGACTCTGCGTGCTGATGATACAGCTGACCAGATGGCTGCCCGCGTTGCCATCTACCGCATGATGCGTCCTGGCGAACCACCAACAGAAGATTCTGTTGAAGCCCTGTTCAATGGCTTGTTCTACAGCGAAGACCGTTACGATCTGTCCGCAGTCGGCCGCATGAAGTTCAACCGCCGTATCGGCCGTGATGAACTGACTGGCGCCATGACTTTGTCGAACGAAGACGTATTGGCCGTGATCAAGATTTTGGTTGAGCTGCGCAATGGCCGAGGCGAAGTCGATGATATCGATCACTTGGGTAACCGTCGCGTACGTTGCGTTGGTGAATTGGCTGAGAACCAGTTCCGTGCTGGTCTGGTACGTGTTGAACGTGCTGTCAAAGAGCGTCTGGGGCAGGCTGAAGCCGACAACCTGATGCCGCATGACCTGATCAACTCCAAGCCTATCTCTGCTGCGATCCGTGAGTTCTTCGGTTCTTCACAATTGTCCCAGTTTATGGATCAGACCAACCCATTGTCAGAAATCACGCACAAACGTCGTATTTCCGCCCTGGGACCTGGTGGTTTGACACGTGAGCGCGCTGGCTTTGAAGTCCGCGACGTTCATCCAACCCACTATGGCCGCGTCTGCCCGATTGAGACACCAGAGGGACCAAACATTGGTCTGATCAACTCGCTGGCTCTGTATGCGCGTCTGAACGAATACGGTTTCCTGGAAACACCATACCGTAAAGTGGTTGACAGCAAAATCACGTCCCAGATCGACTACCTGTCTGCGATTGAAGAAGGTCGTTACATCATCGCTCAGGCGAATGCGACGATCGACGGCGAAGGCAAACTGATCGATGAACTGGTCTCTGCCCGTGAAGCTGGCGAAACGATCCTGGTATCCCCAGAGCGTATCCAGTACATGGACGTGGCTACTGGTCAGGTGGTTTCTGTTGCGGCATCCCTGATCCCGTTCCTCGAACACGATGATGCGAACCGTGCGTTGATGGGTGCCAACATGCAACGTCAAGCCGTTCCTTGCTTGCGTCCAGAGAAAGCATTCGTTGGTACAGGTATCGAACGTACTGTGGCAGTTGACTCCGGTACAACCGTACAGGCACTGCGTGGCGGTAAGGTTGATTACATCGATGCAGGCCGTATCGTTATTCGTGTGAATGATGCTGAAGCACAGGCAGGTGAAGTCGGTGTGGATATCTACAACCTCATCAAATACACCCGTTCCAACCAGAACACCAATATCAACCAACGTCCTATCGTCAAAGTTGGCGATCTGGTTGCCAAAGGTGACGTATTGGCCGACGGCGCATCGACAGATCTGGGCGAATTGGCCCTGGGTCAGAACATGCTGGTCGCGTTCATGCCTTGGAATGGTTATAACTTCGAAGATTCGATCCTGATCTCTGAAAAAGTTGTGGCTGATGACCGTTATACCTCGATCCATATCGAAGAGTTGTCGGTTGTTGCCCGTGATACCAAACTGGGTGCGGAAGAAATCACACGTGATATTTCCAATCTGGCAGAAAACCAGCTGGCACGTCTGGATGAATCCGGAATCGTCTACATCGGTGCTGAAGTAACAGCCGGTGATACCCTGGTCGGTAAAGTGACACCAAAAGGTGAAACTCAACTGACACCAGAAGAAAAACTGCTGCGCGCCATTTTCGGTGAAAAAGCTTCTGACGTTAAAGATACATCCCTGCGCGTGCCTTCCGGCATGGTAGGTACAGTTATCGACGTACAAGTATTCACCCGCGAAGGCATACAACGCGACAAACGTGCGCAACAGATTATCGATGATGAATTGAAGCGTTATCGCCTCGATCTGAACGATCAGTTGCGTATTGTTGAAGGCGATGCATTTGAGCGTCTGGAACGTATGCTGGATGGCAAGATTGCTGACGGCGGCCCGGCCAAGCTGGCTAAAGGCACCAAGATCACCAGGGAATACCTGGCAAGCGTGGATAAATACCACTGGTTCGACATTCGCCTGGCATCTGATGAAGCAGCCAATGCACTGGTCGCGATGAAAGATTCCATCGCTGAAAAACGTCATCAGTTCGATCTGGCTTTTGAAGAAAAACGTACCAAGCTGACGCAAGGCGATGAATTGCCGCCAGGCGTACAAAAAATGGTCAAGGTTTACCTGGCTGTTAAACGTCGCCTGCAACCTGGTGACAAGATGGCGGGTCGTCACGGTAACAAGGGTGTGGTTTCCCGTATCGTGCCTATCGAAGACATGCCTTACATGGCTGACGGTACACCGGCAGACATCGTGTTGAACCCATTGGGTGTTCCATCACGTATGAACGTTGGTCAGGTTCTGGAAGTGCATTTGGGCTGGGCAGCTAAAGGCCTGGGCTTGCGCATAGGCGAAATGCTGAAAGCCAAAGCCAAGGTAGAAGAACTGCGTGAATTCCTGAAGAAGATTTATAACGAATCTGGCAAGAAGGAAGACATCGACAGTTTCTCCGATGCCGAGATCCTGGAATTGACGAACAACCTGAAAAATGGCGTGCCATTTGCTACACCAGTGTTTGACGGTGCGCATGAAAGCGAAATCCGCCGCATGCTGGATCTGGCCTTCCCTGACCATATCGCCGCACAACTGGGTATGACACCATCGAAAAACCAGGTCACCCTGTTTGATGGCCGTACCGGTGAAGCGTTCGAGCGTAAAGTCACACTGGGCTACATGCACGTACTGAAATTGCACCATCTGGTTGATGACAAGATGCACGCACGTTCGACCGGTCCTTACTCTCTGGTCACGCAACAACCTCTGGGCGGTAAAGCGCAGTTCGGTGGTCAGCGTTTCGGTGAGATGGAAGTCTGGGCACTGGAAGCATACGGCGCGTCTTACGTCTTGCAAGAGATGTTGACAGTCAAGTCAGATGACGTGAATGGCCGTACCAAAGTGTATGAAAACCTGGTCAAGGGCGATCACGTGATCGACGCCGGCATGCCAGAGTCCTTCAACGTTCTGGTCAAGGAAATCCGCTCTTTGGGTATCGATATCGATCTCGAACGTAGTTAA
- the rpoC gene encoding DNA-directed RNA polymerase subunit beta' gives MKALLDLFKQVQPNEQFDAIKIGLASPEKIRSWSYGEVKKPETINYRTFKPERDGLFCAKIFGPIKDYECLCGKYKRLKHRGVICEKCGVEVTLAKVRRERMGHIELASPTAHIWFLKSLPSRLGMVLDMTLRDIERVLYFEAYVVTDPGMTPLKKCQIMSEDDFAAKYEEYGDEFTAFMGAEGIRELLRSIDIDRDAETLRTELKESKSEAKIKKYAKRLKVLEAFQRSGIKPDWMIMEVLPVLPPELRPLVPLDGGRFATSDLNDLYRRVINRNNRLKRLMELRAPEIITRNEKRMLQEAVDSLLDNGRRGKAMTGANKRPLKSLAEMIKGKGGRFRQNLLGKRVDYSGRSVIVVGPQLKLHQCGLPKLMALELFKPFIFNKLELMGLATTIKAAKKLVEIQEPVVWDILEEVIREHPIMLNRAPTLHRLGIQAFEPVLIEGKAIQLHPLVCAAFNADFDGDQMAVHVPLSIEAQMEARTLMLASNNILFPSNGEPSIVPSQDIVLGLYYASREKINGKGEGMMFPDVSEAIRAWDNKEVELSTRITVRITEYPKNAETGEFVKTIKRYETTVGRAILSEILPKGLPFTVLNRALKKKEISKLIDTSFRKCGLRATVVFADQLMQMGFRLATRAGISICIDDMLVPPQKVTLLAAAEHEVKQIEQQYASGLVTAGERYNKVVDIWGKTGDEVGKAMMEQLKVEPVTRRDGSVGTQESFNAIYMMADSGARGSAAQIRQLAGMRGLMAKPDGSIIETPITANFREGLNVLQYFISTHGARKGLADTALKTANSGYLTRRLVDVTQDLVVVEDDCGTANGSSMKAIVEGGEVNVPLRDLILGRVCANDIVNPETQETLYEAGTLLDETSVERIEALGIDEVKVRTPLTCDTRYGLCAMCYGRDLGRGSLVNAGEAVGVIAAQSIGEPGTQLTMRTFHIGGAASRAAIASSVEAKSNGTIRFTATMRYVTNGKGDQIVISRSGEVLITDDHGRERERHKVPYGATLIVKDGLVIKAGTALATWDPLTRPIITEYTGTVKFENVEEGVTVAKQVDEVTGLSTLVAIDAKRRGSAAGKTLRPQVKLLNEQGEEVKIAGTEHAVTIGFQVGALITVKDGQQVHVGEVLARIPTESQKTRDITGGLPRVAELFEARSPKDAGMLAEVTGTVAFGKETKGKQRLEITDMDGEKHEFLITKDKQVLVHDGQVVNKGEMIVDGPADPQDILRLLGIEALARYIVDEVQDVYRLQGVKINDKHIEVIVRQMLRRVVVVNPGDANYIVGEQVERSELLDENDRVIAANGIPATYENILLGITKASLSTDSFISAASFQETTRVLTEAAIMGKKDGLRGLKENVIVGRLIPAGTGLAFHRARKLKETWEADERVALLEAEKAAFAPIPEVTTTDVVDGGEA, from the coding sequence ATGAAAGCTCTGCTCGATCTATTCAAGCAAGTCCAACCTAACGAACAATTCGACGCGATCAAGATTGGTCTGGCGTCTCCTGAAAAAATTCGTTCCTGGTCCTACGGCGAAGTTAAAAAGCCGGAAACCATCAACTATCGTACTTTCAAGCCAGAGCGTGATGGCCTGTTTTGCGCCAAGATTTTTGGTCCTATCAAGGATTACGAATGCCTGTGCGGCAAGTACAAACGCCTGAAACACCGTGGCGTGATCTGCGAAAAATGTGGCGTTGAAGTGACCCTGGCCAAAGTGCGTCGTGAGCGCATGGGCCATATCGAGCTGGCTTCCCCAACTGCGCATATCTGGTTCCTGAAATCCCTGCCATCCCGTCTGGGTATGGTATTGGACATGACTTTGCGCGATATCGAACGCGTTCTGTATTTTGAAGCATATGTCGTTACCGATCCAGGCATGACACCGCTGAAAAAATGCCAGATCATGTCTGAAGATGATTTCGCTGCCAAGTATGAAGAATACGGCGATGAATTCACTGCATTCATGGGTGCTGAAGGTATCCGTGAATTGCTGCGCTCCATCGACATCGACCGTGATGCAGAAACCCTGCGCACAGAGTTGAAAGAATCCAAATCTGAAGCCAAGATCAAGAAATACGCAAAACGTCTGAAAGTACTGGAAGCATTCCAGCGCTCAGGCATCAAGCCAGACTGGATGATCATGGAAGTGCTGCCGGTCCTGCCGCCAGAACTGCGTCCATTGGTCCCGCTGGATGGTGGCCGTTTCGCGACTTCCGATCTGAATGACCTGTATCGCCGCGTTATCAACCGTAACAACCGCCTGAAGCGTCTGATGGAATTGCGCGCTCCTGAAATCATCACACGCAATGAAAAGCGTATGTTGCAGGAAGCCGTCGATTCCCTGCTCGATAACGGCCGTCGCGGTAAGGCAATGACAGGCGCCAACAAGCGTCCTCTGAAATCCCTGGCAGAAATGATCAAGGGTAAGGGCGGTCGTTTCCGTCAAAACTTGCTGGGTAAGCGCGTCGATTACTCTGGCCGTTCCGTTATCGTGGTTGGTCCACAACTGAAATTGCATCAGTGCGGCTTGCCAAAATTGATGGCGCTGGAACTGTTCAAACCTTTCATTTTCAATAAACTGGAATTGATGGGTCTGGCAACGACCATCAAGGCAGCGAAAAAACTGGTAGAGATACAAGAACCAGTCGTATGGGATATCCTGGAAGAAGTTATCCGCGAACATCCTATCATGCTGAACCGTGCGCCTACGCTGCACCGTCTGGGTATCCAGGCCTTTGAGCCAGTCCTGATTGAAGGTAAAGCGATCCAGTTGCATCCACTCGTCTGCGCGGCTTTCAATGCCGACTTTGACGGTGACCAAATGGCGGTCCACGTTCCTCTGTCTATCGAAGCACAGATGGAAGCACGCACTTTGATGCTGGCATCCAACAATATTCTGTTCCCATCCAATGGTGAACCGTCTATCGTTCCTTCCCAGGATATCGTGTTGGGTCTGTACTACGCTTCCCGTGAAAAAATCAACGGCAAGGGCGAAGGCATGATGTTCCCTGACGTTTCAGAAGCGATCCGCGCCTGGGACAACAAGGAAGTCGAACTGAGCACACGTATCACAGTCCGTATTACTGAATACCCTAAGAACGCTGAAACTGGCGAATTCGTTAAAACCATCAAGCGTTATGAAACGACTGTTGGCCGTGCGATCTTGTCCGAGATTCTGCCTAAAGGTTTGCCATTCACCGTACTGAACCGTGCGCTGAAGAAAAAAGAAATTTCCAAACTCATCGATACCTCATTCCGCAAGTGCGGTCTGCGTGCAACGGTGGTGTTTGCTGATCAATTGATGCAAATGGGTTTCCGCCTGGCGACACGCGCCGGTATCTCCATCTGCATCGATGACATGTTGGTTCCACCGCAAAAAGTGACTTTGTTGGCAGCAGCAGAACACGAAGTCAAACAGATCGAACAGCAATATGCTTCCGGTCTGGTGACAGCGGGCGAGCGCTACAACAAAGTGGTCGATATCTGGGGCAAAACTGGTGATGAAGTCGGCAAGGCCATGATGGAACAACTCAAAGTTGAACCAGTCACACGCCGCGACGGCTCTGTCGGTACACAAGAATCTTTCAACGCCATTTACATGATGGCCGACTCCGGTGCGCGTGGTTCTGCAGCCCAGATTCGTCAGTTGGCAGGTATGCGTGGTCTGATGGCGAAACCGGATGGCTCGATTATCGAAACGCCGATCACCGCGAACTTCCGCGAAGGTCTGAACGTTTTGCAGTACTTTATTTCCACTCACGGTGCGCGTAAAGGTCTGGCCGATACGGCGTTGAAAACAGCTAACTCCGGTTACCTGACACGCCGTCTGGTTGACGTTACCCAGGATCTGGTCGTGGTTGAAGATGACTGCGGTACAGCCAATGGTTCGTCCATGAAGGCCATCGTTGAAGGCGGTGAAGTTAACGTGCCTTTGCGCGACCTGATTTTGGGCCGTGTTTGCGCCAACGACATCGTCAATCCTGAAACACAGGAAACACTGTACGAAGCTGGCACTCTGCTGGATGAAACATCGGTAGAACGCATCGAAGCCCTGGGCATCGATGAAGTCAAGGTACGTACACCACTGACATGTGACACACGTTACGGTCTGTGCGCAATGTGCTATGGCCGTGACCTGGGTCGTGGTTCTCTGGTCAATGCTGGTGAAGCAGTTGGTGTTATCGCTGCGCAGTCCATCGGTGAACCAGGTACACAGTTGACGATGCGTACCTTCCACATTGGTGGTGCGGCATCCCGTGCAGCGATTGCCTCTTCTGTTGAAGCCAAGTCCAACGGTACGATCCGCTTCACAGCGACCATGCGTTATGTCACTAACGGTAAAGGCGACCAGATCGTTATTTCCCGTTCTGGCGAAGTGCTGATTACTGATGACCACGGTCGTGAACGTGAACGTCATAAAGTACCTTACGGTGCAACCCTGATCGTTAAAGACGGTCTGGTCATCAAGGCTGGTACAGCATTGGCAACGTGGGATCCATTGACCCGTCCTATCATTACCGAATACACCGGTACGGTGAAATTCGAAAACGTCGAAGAAGGCGTGACTGTTGCCAAACAGGTTGATGAAGTGACAGGTCTGTCCACGCTGGTGGCGATCGATGCGAAACGCCGTGGTAGCGCAGCGGGTAAAACTCTGCGTCCACAAGTCAAGCTGTTGAATGAACAAGGCGAAGAAGTCAAGATCGCTGGTACAGAACACGCAGTAACGATCGGCTTCCAGGTGGGTGCGCTGATTACCGTCAAAGACGGTCAGCAAGTACACGTGGGTGAAGTTCTGGCGCGTATCCCGACAGAATCACAAAAAACCCGTGATATTACCGGTGGTCTGCCACGCGTTGCCGAGTTGTTCGAAGCCCGTTCACCAAAAGATGCCGGTATGCTGGCAGAGGTAACAGGTACGGTTGCGTTTGGTAAAGAAACCAAAGGTAAGCAACGTCTGGAAATCACAGACATGGATGGCGAGAAACACGAGTTCCTGATCACCAAGGACAAACAAGTCCTGGTGCATGACGGCCAAGTGGTGAACAAGGGTGAGATGATTGTTGACGGCCCAGCTGATCCACAAGACATCCTGCGTTTGTTGGGTATCGAAGCGCTGGCACGTTACATCGTTGATGAAGTTCAGGACGTGTACCGTTTGCAAGGCGTTAAGATCAATGACAAGCACATTGAAGTGATCGTGCGTCAGATGTTGCGCCGTGTTGTCGTGGTGAATCCAGGCGATGCCAACTACATCGTCGGTGAACAGGTAGAACGTTCTGAATTGCTCGATGAAAACGATCGCGTCATTGCTGCCAACGGTATTCCTGCAACGTATGAAAATATCTTGCTGGGTATTACCAAGGCATCCTTGTCCACCGATTCCTTCATCTCTGCGGCGTCCTTCCAGGAAACCACACGTGTTCTGACCGAAGCTGCGATCATGGGCAAAAAAGACGGTCTGCGTGGCTTGAAAGAAAACGTCATCGTTGGTCGATTGATACCTGCTGGTACAGGTCTGGCATTCCACCGAGCCCGCAAGTTGAAAGAAACCTGGGAAGCAGATGAACGCGTAGCCTTGCTGGAAGCAGAAAAAGCAGCATTTGCGCCGATACCAGAAGTAACAACAACTGATGTGGTGGATGGCGGCGAAGCATAA